In Urechidicola croceus, a single window of DNA contains:
- a CDS encoding cation transporter: MNKTIFEITKMDCPSEENLIRMKLDGISSIANLDFDIPNRKLTVFHSGEIDQIEKSVIELNLGGKKISTEKTDQTEFKENENQKKLLWSVLIINFAFFIIEMTTGIISKSMGLVADSLDMLADSFVYGISLFAVGGTVIKKKRIAKLAGYFQIILAIIGFVEVLRRFFGNEKLPDFSTMIIVSIFALIANGICLYILQKSKSKEEAHMKASMIFTSNDVIINLGVIIAGILVHYLSSNKPDLIIGTIVFALVIQGAFRILKLSK; this comes from the coding sequence GTGAATAAAACGATATTTGAAATTACCAAAATGGATTGTCCTTCAGAGGAAAATCTTATCCGAATGAAATTGGACGGAATTTCAAGCATTGCGAATTTGGACTTTGATATTCCTAATCGAAAATTGACCGTTTTTCACAGCGGAGAAATTGACCAAATCGAAAAGTCCGTTATCGAATTGAATTTAGGTGGAAAGAAAATCTCAACGGAAAAAACCGACCAAACGGAATTTAAAGAAAACGAAAATCAAAAAAAACTTCTTTGGTCTGTACTTATCATAAATTTTGCGTTTTTCATAATCGAAATGACAACAGGAATTATCTCAAAATCTATGGGACTTGTTGCCGATAGTTTAGATATGCTTGCGGACAGTTTTGTGTACGGAATTAGTTTGTTTGCGGTTGGCGGAACAGTAATAAAGAAAAAACGGATTGCCAAACTTGCTGGATATTTTCAAATAATACTTGCGATTATTGGATTTGTAGAAGTCTTGAGAAGATTTTTCGGAAACGAGAAACTTCCCGATTTTTCGACAATGATTATTGTTTCGATTTTTGCACTTATCGCAAACGGAATTTGTCTTTATATTTTGCAAAAGTCAAAGAGCAAAGAAGAAGCACATATGAAAGCGAGTATGATTTTTACTTCGAATGACGTGATTATCAATTTGGGTGTAATAATTGCAGGAATTTTAGTGCATTATTTGAGTTCTAATAAACCTGATTTGATTATCGGAACAATTGTTTTTGCATTGGTAATTCAAGGAGCATTTCGGATTTTGAAATTAAGTAAGTGA
- a CDS encoding lipocalin-like domain-containing protein, whose protein sequence is MKKMKLFCGILIGLMIFSSCSSDDDSNSDSTSIVGIWKPIKEVDVCSTGSEETYDFSICEQKSRVTFSSNETLNITDFDDNTGDCLEDYNENGTWSLTGDNLSVTLNGETNNPTFFELTNNTLRIGYYDNDENDPCDGGNLPSHYYTEYTRVE, encoded by the coding sequence ATGAAAAAAATGAAATTATTTTGCGGAATTTTAATCGGACTTATGATTTTCTCATCTTGCTCAAGCGATGATGACTCAAACTCGGATTCAACATCGATAGTTGGAATTTGGAAACCTATAAAAGAAGTTGATGTATGTTCAACAGGAAGTGAAGAAACTTATGATTTCTCTATTTGCGAGCAAAAGTCTCGAGTTACGTTTTCATCAAATGAAACATTAAACATTACGGATTTTGATGACAATACTGGTGACTGTTTAGAGGACTATAATGAAAATGGAACTTGGTCTTTAACTGGAGATAATTTATCTGTAACATTAAATGGAGAAACTAACAATCCAACCTTTTTTGAATTGACAAACAATACTCTACGAATAGGATATTATGATAACGATGAAAATGACCCTTGTGATGGAGGAAATTTGCCTTCGCATTATTATACGGAATATACAAGAGTGGAATAA